In Quercus robur chromosome 10, dhQueRobu3.1, whole genome shotgun sequence, a genomic segment contains:
- the LOC126704371 gene encoding receptor-like protein EIX2 — translation MMRIITAITLTLLPCLLNIHPPNFCTAHSDSEVHCIESERHALLNFKQHLTDPSNRLASWAAAASDLDCCHWVGVVCDNRTGHVLQLHLRSHYPVSIELTIYEDELTIYEDYQREAEYEAYSRSRFGGKINPSLLDLKHLIYLDLSGNGFGGIQIPNFLGSMGSLRYLNLSYAGFVGLIPQELGNLSNLHYLNLGHNYNYNNNDYYYNLYVKNLQWLSGLPLLQHLDLSSANLGKASDWLQEIDKLPSLLELQLSYCQLSGFVPPIPSINFSSLTTLDLSHNNFENTSILFWVFGLHNLVSFHLSHNQFQGPIPDHVHLQNLTSLRDLDLSHNQFQGPIPVHLQNLTSLRHLDLSQNQFQGPILVHLQNLTSLRHLDLSVNTFNSSIPNWLYSFSHLEFLNLKGNNLQGTISSAIGNLTSAISIDLSYNKLEGKVPRSLGNLCNLREISLSGNKWSQEISEIFESLLGCASNGLEILDLSNAQLSGQLTAELGQFKNLVILYLRNNSISGPIPWSIGNLSSLRSLYLVSNQINGTLPQSIGLLSKLESLYIDSNMLEGAVSKVHFANLMRLKTFVASQNRLTLEVNDNWIPPFQLNHLDLGSWNLGPKFPLWLCSQRQLLTLGISNTRILDAVPPSFWNLTSQLTYLNISHNQIYGEISHIPMILSYYSIIDVSSNNFTGPLPCISSNVSFLDLSNNLLSGSISHFLCYKMNEPKSMQFLNLGKNLLSGKLSNCWMMWKYLTALNLGKNNFTGSIPTSIGSLVRLSYLHLDNNRFSRILPSSLKNCKYLVTIDVAKNDFVGSIPSWIGNKLSSLVILNLHSNNFQGYIPEELCSLTSLQILDLSHNKLFESIPRCVHNFSAMATSTNSDYPFYLYQTSIGYNSYNILH, via the coding sequence ATGATGAGAATAATAACAGCTATTACTTTAACCCTTCTCCCTTGTTTGCTCAATATTCATCCTCCTAACTTCTGCACTGCCCACTCTGACTCTGAGGTTCATTGCATTGAAAGCGAGCGACACGCCCTTCTCAACTTCAAGCAACACCTTACAGATCCTTCTAACCGCCTTGCCTCTTGGGCTGCTGCTGCATCTGACTTGGATTGCTGTCATTGGGTCGGTGTTGTATGCGACAACCGCACCGGTCATGTCCTCCAACTCCATCTCAGAAGCCATTATCCTGTGTCGATCGAGCTTACAATTTATGAAGACGAGCTTACAATTTATGAAGACTACCAAAGGGAAGCTGAATATGAAGCTTATTCGAGGTCCAGATTTGGTGGTAAGATAAATCCTTCTTTGCTTGATTTGAAGCATTTGATTTACTTGGACCTCAGTGGCAATGGTTTTGGTGGTATTCAAATTCCCAATTTCCTTGGTTCAATGGGGAGCTTAAGATATCTTAATCTCTCCTATGCGGGATTTGTGGGATTGATTCCTCAAGAACTTGGGAATCTCTCTAATTTGCACTATCTCAATCTTGgacataattataattataataataatgattattattataatttatatgtcAAGAACCTTCAATGGCTCTCTGGTCTTCCTTTACTACAACACCTTGATTTGAGTTCTGCTAACCTTGGCAAAGCCTCTGATTGGCTACAGGAGATAGACAAACTCCCTTCCTTGTTAGAGTTGCAATTGTCATATTGCCAGCTTTCTGGTTTTGTCCCACCGATACCTAGTATTAACTTCTCATCTCTCACCACCCTTGATCTTTCAcacaacaattttgaaaacacTTCGATTCTGTTTTGGGTCTTCGGTCTTCATAATCTGGTTTCTTTTCATCTATCTCACAATCAGTTTCAAGGTCCAATCCCTGATCATGTTCATCTCCAGAACTTGACTTCACTTAGGGACCTCGATCTATCTCACAATCAGTTTCAAGGTCCAATCCCTGTTCATCTCCAGAACTTGACTTCACTTAGGCACCTCGATCTATCTCAAAATCAGTTTCAAGGTCCAATCCTTGTTCATCTCCAGAACTTGACTTCACTTAGGCACCTCGATCTATCTGTAAACACTTTCAACTCTTCAATTCCCAATTGGCTATACAGTTTTAGTCATCTTGAGTTCCTCAACCTCAAGGGCAATAATTTGCAGGGTACAATCTCTAGTGCCATTGGAAACCTAACATCTGCCATTAGCATAGACTTGTCATACAATAAACTTGAAGGAAAGGTACCAAGATCTTTGGGTAATCTTTGCAACTTAAGGGAAATTAGTTTGTCAGGCAACAAATGGAGTCAAGAGATATCTGAAATCTTTGAAAGTCTATTAGGATGTGCTTCAAATGGACTAGAGATCTTAGATTTGTCTAATGCTCAACTGTCTGGGCAGTTAACTGCTGAACTTGGGCAATTTAAAAATCTGGTCATTCTTTATTTGAGGAATAATTCAATTTCAGGTCCAATTCCATGGTCTATAGGAAATCTTTCCTCTTTAAGATCTTTGTACCTTGTGAGTAATCAAATTAATGGTACTCTCCCTCAAAGTATTGGACTGCTCTCCAAATTAGAGTCTTTGTATATCGATTCAAATATGTTGGAGGGTGCAGTATCCAAAGTTCATTTTGCCAATTTAATGAGATTGAAAACATTTGTTGCATCTCAAAACAGACTGACTTTAGAAGTAAATGACAATTGGATCCCTCCTTTTCAACTCAACCATTTAGATTTGGGATCATGGAATTTAGGGCCGAAATTTCCTTTGTGGCTCTGTTCACAAAGGCAACTTTTGACCTTGGGCATCTCCAACACAAGGATTTTAGATGCAGTTCCTCCTTCCTTTTGGAACTTGACTTCTCAGCTTACTTATCTAAATATCTCTCATAATCAGATATATGGAGAGATTTCACATATCCCAATGATTTTGTCCTATTATTCAATAATTGATGTGAGTTCAAATAACTTCACAGGTCCATTACCTTGTATATCCTCTAATGTGTCCTTCCTTGATCTTTCTAACAATTTACTATCTGGATCTATTTCTCACTTTTTGTGTTACAAGATGAATGAGCCCAAAAGTATGCAGTTCCTCAATCTTGGAAAAAATCTTTTATCAGGGAAATTAAGTAATTGTTGGATGATGTGGAAATACTTGACTGCCTTAAATTTGGGAAAAAACAATTTCACTGGTAGTATTCCAACCTCCATTGGATCTTTGGTTCGTCTTTCGTATTTGCACCTAGACAACAATAGATTCTCTAGAATATTACCATCCtctttgaaaaattgtaaatatttgGTGACCATTGATGTTGCTAAGAATGATTTTGTTGGAAGCATTCCTTCATGGATAGGAAATAAACTTTCAAGCTTAGTGATTCTTAACCTTCACTCAAATAATTTTCAAGGTTACATCCCGGAAGAACTTTGTTCTCTAACTTCACTCCAAATCTTGGAC